Proteins encoded by one window of Mauremys mutica isolate MM-2020 ecotype Southern chromosome 25, ASM2049712v1, whole genome shotgun sequence:
- the LOC123356534 gene encoding non-structural maintenance of chromosomes element 3 homolog: MAQKRRTKGPGPSQGEDLAADEDFAPTPSASQVQRSLERLSPAQVDQKVSELVQYLLVKDQKKIPIKRADILKNVIKDYRSVYSEIIKRAGRTLQQVFGLQLVEIDPKHHIYILVSNLPRLEVENLKQDDCTAKLGLLTVILSFLFMKGNAAKESAVWEMLRRLRVDPGVRHEVFGDVKKLVTEEFVRQKYLEYNRIPHTDPPEFEFQWGARAAKETSKMQILRFVAKIQNKDPRAWSTQYTEAAAEEAAGGDLFQDISTPGDTGGASQGARRRTR; the protein is encoded by the exons ATGGCGCAGAAGAGGCGCACCaaggggcccggcccctcccag GGGGAAGACTTGGCCGCGGACGAGGACTTCGCGCCGACCCCGAGCGCCAGCCAGGTGCAGCGGAGCCTGGAGCGACTCTCGCCGGCCCAGGTGGATCAGAAG GTGAGCGAATTGGTGCAGTACCTGCTGGTCAAGGATCAGAAGAAAATCCCCATCAAACGGGCAG ATATCCTGAAAAATGTCATCAAAGACTACAGAAGCGTCTATTCTGAGATCATTAAGCGAGCCGGCAGGACCCTCCAGCAG gtttTTGGGCTGCAGCTGGTGGAGATAGACCCCAAGCATCACATCTACATCCTGGTCAGCAACCTGCCGCGCCTGGAAGTGGAGAACCTGAAACA GGATGATTGCACAGCAAAGCTGGGCCTCCTCACCGTCATCCTCAGCTTCCTCTTCATGAAGGGCAATGCTGCTAAAGAAT CTGCTGTGTGGGAGATGTTGAGGAGACTGCGAGTTGACCCTGG AGTGAGACACGAGGTCTTTGGGGATGTCAAGAAGTTGGTGACTGAGGAATTTGTCCGCCAAAA GTACCTGGAATACAACCGCATACCCCACACAGATCCCCCCGAGTTTGAGTTCCAGTGGGGGGCCCGGGCTGCCAAGGAGACCTCCAAGATGCAGATCCTGCGCTTCGTCGCCAAG ATCCAAAACAAGGACCCCAGGGCCTGGAGCACCCAGTACACTGAGGCGGCAGCTGAGGAGGCAGCCGGGGGGGACCTGTTCCAAGACATTAGCACCCCTGGAGACACTGGTGGGGCCAGCCAGGGGGCACGGAGGAGGACCCGGTGA